The sequence GCTAGGATTATTTTTGAGAGGATTGGGGCTTTATTGTCCTGCCTTTCTGAGACCTCTCCTTTCTGAGGCCTGCTAGGCCAGTTATCTAGTCACTCTGTCTTTGTTCTTTGGCTTTGCAGTACTACATCATTGAAGTGAATGCCAGGCTCTCTCGCAGCTCTGCCCTAGCCAGTAAGGCCACAGGCTACCCACTGGCCTATGTGGCAGCCAAGCTGGCTTTAGGCATCCCTCTGCCAGAACTCAGGTACAGGGATTGggaagagatggggtggggggtgggggtgagatcGTGGgagctggaaaaaataaaaacgttTATGGGATAAGGAATAGGAAAAGGACATTGGCCTGGGTATGGGTAGGAGAACGCTATCTGCAACCTCACCATTTACATCTCCTGCTCTGTCCTCCTGGCAACCCCATCTGATGGCCCTCAGGAATTCGGTGACAGGCGGAACGGCAGCCTTTGAACCCAGTCTGGATTACTGTGTGGTGAAGATTCCGCGCTGGGACCTCAGCAAGTTCCTCCGTGTCAGCACAAAGATTGGGAGCTGCATGAAGAGCGTGGGTGAGAGACACATCCCAAGAGACCCCTCCCCAGATCACCTCACAGTGTCCCACACGTCCCAAGAACCTAGAATGTCATAGAGTCAGCTCCCTGGCATGTCCTTTCAGCTCTTGTATGAGCAGCTTCTTGTGAGCGGTTTCTCAGAACTAATAGGGATATTTCCAACTAAGATAGCGGTTCTCCCCAGGGGCGAGGATCCAAGGCATCTGGAAGTCCATACACATGCTGCTTCCACTCCCCAGATGGCATGTCAGAAATCTTGGAATGGGGTGATAGCCATCAGACTCTTAACTCTTGTGTTACAAATGAGTAAGCAGGTACCCACAGAAGGAAAGTGTCTGACTGAGTAGAGGGCAGAGCCAAGAGCTGAAAACTGGATCTGTTGCTAGTTGCATGTTCCTCTGTTGCACTGTGTTACCTGTCATGGGTGAGACCAGTTCTATGAAACTCCACTCACAGTGTTTCATAGCATTTTGCCTTTGGCCTCATCCCCAGGCTGTTAAGGCCAGTGACAATTTGTTCTCCATGCTTGTATAAATACCGATGTTTCAAGGAAATGACTGCTGTTTACTGTGAACTCTTCTAAGGCCAAGTCAGTGGCAGCCATGCCAAGTGTATCTCCTCTGGGCACTTCCTGCCATGGTcactaaattaaatttaaaaaaataataataattaattgatCTGAtggtgctgggtcttagttgcagcatgcagggtctttctttagttgtagcatgcaaactctGTTGTATCACATGGGatctctagttccctgaccaggggtcaaaccaaggccccctgcattgggagcatggagtcttaactactggaccactggggaaatccCTCAAATGTTTTTCAATACAATGTTTAAGATCAGAGCAGGATGTAAGAGAaatttcatagaaacagagacaATTAGTAATGAATAGATATGATGGTCAGCCTCTCGGCAGTGTTAAGAATGCTGTAATTGAGTTAGTACGCTTCCTTACAGTGACCCTTTCTTTAAGTTCCCTTAGTTTGTCCTCCACAACATTTCTACTAAAACAAGCATGTGCACGTACCAAGCTGTCACCAGCTAAGGATAATAGCTTTTTACTGTGCTCCAAATTTCCATTAACAGCAATAGTAGCCTTTAAACTTGTAAGTCTAAGCTCAGATATTACTTGATTTTTAGAAATCTTACAAAACTGCCAAGTTGTTCCTTCTGGAGATGAATTTCTGTTATGtgaaaattataataaacatGGGAACGAAGCCATAAATTGTAGCTAAGAGAAGTGGATTGAAAATAGGACAATCAAAAAGATTGATTCCTAGATGAGAGATTTAAGTATTTTACATCTGAGTATTCTTGGAATTTGATCTTCTTTCATAACTTTTTGTAACTTTTATTATACAAGTAAGATGCGTGAATCATTGAGAAATTAGAAAAGGTAGTTTTACCAAAGAAATCACCTAGAATCTTATCACACAGACATTAATTTGGGGATTTATATGATTCTAGGATTTTTCTAGGCTTGCATGTGAGTGCATTGGGTTTCTCTTTTACCCAGGGTAAAAACTTTTATAATATAACCACATTACAAAGAAATTGAACAAAATTGCTCATCCTCTTCCTTAACACTACCAGTATGAGcttgatgtttttgaaaaattttttaaagaaacatattagaattgtaaatagaaaaatacatttgGTAAGAGATATTTGAAGACTCTGGTGTAAATTGTCAGAGGACATGAACAAACTTTATTGATGAGGAAATCAATAAGCAGGCCTGGGTGTAGGGGGGAAGTTTCCTCTTAATAGTAGTTAGAAGAAATCTAGTTAAAATGAGAGAATGATTTTTACTTGTTGGCaaaagttgttttaaatgattataTACTCTTCTTCAAAGATTGGTTAAAtttatattggattggccaaaagctTTATTCAGCATTTTTATAATAGCTTATGGAAAAAGCTAAacattttggccagcccaatacttTGTATTATAAAGCACAAACTTCTACAAAGCAATTAATACTTATCAAGGGCCAGAAAACTTACCTTGCGTATTGCCTGTGCACTTCTGAAAATATATCCTCAGGAGATAAACTAAATCCCAGACAGCATTACCACCTTACAGCGATGAACACTTCAAAGCTAAATGTCCTTCAGTGAGTGAGCAGTCACTTTATGGTAAATCACACAAGAGTTAAACTGCTGGTAACAAAGTCACACACTAATGTGGGAAAAGCTCACAATGAGGGGAAAAGCAGGATAAATGTTTATGTAAACTATAATCTTGtataaaacatttggaaaaagTACTCTAGAGTGGTAGTTGGAAATATGATTAACCCTGAGTGGATTCAAAGAGTAATGGGATCATCTTACTACccagacttttaaaaagttttaaaggatAAGCCAGATCCCAGATTACAACATCACAATGTGAATAAAGGAAACCAAATAAATGGATAACCATCAGCGATTGGGCCTCTGTGATTGTTCCAATATCCACATGAAAATGATAGGGAGAAAAACCTGCAAGTGTAAGATTCTCAATGAAACACCACTGTGGGCTTGAGAACCTCCCAGAGATTTGAGAACAATTTTCCTAGAACTGCCAACATTTTGGGCATCACCAGTGCCCCCTGGCCCTCAATCCTCACATCATATTCCTCCAGGTGAAGTCATGGGCATTGGGCGTTCTTTTGAGGAGGCCTTCCAGAAGGCTCTGCGCATGGTGGATGAGAACTGCGTGGGCTTTGATCACACGGTCAAGCCCGTCAGTGATATGGTAAGTGGCTCCCCTACCCGTGACAGCACTCAAAATGTACCCTGCTTCTTCTCTGTGTCCCCAGCCCCCAAGCTTGTTACCAGTAATACTAGCACCAGTCACTAGTGGACTTTGCTGTGTTTTCACTTGCTGAGAATTCTgtggtttcatttctctttattatgGGGATGTATCATTAGACTTGTTtctataggtgaggaaactgaagcttagctTGTCTGCCCTCTCCCCATTAGGAGTTGGAGACTCCAACAGACAAGCGCATCTTCGTGGTGGCAGCAGCCCTGTGGGCTGGCTACTCAGTGGATCGCCTGTATGAACTCACTCGCATCGACCGCTGGTTCTTGCACCGGATGAAGCGGATCATAGCACACACCCAGCTGCTGGAGCAACATCGTGGACAACCTTTGCCCCCAGACCTGCTGCATCAGGCCAAGCGCCTTGGCTTCTCAGACAAGCAGATTGCCCTCGCGGTCCTCAGGTCAGGGATGGTGGGAGGACCTCAGGCTGAGAACCTGGGGCAGAGAACCTTTGTACTCCTGAGGGGCCCTCAGGAGGAAAAATGTGGAGGGGGGGTGTTGGAGGCCACtgccctcatccctgggattttcctcTCTGATCCCTCCCTTGGATCTCTGCCCTCTGCTGGGGCCATTCTCCACTCCCATGGTCTATATTTCTGACCCTTCTCCTTTAGCACAGAGCTGGCTGTTCGCAAGCTGCGTCAGGAACTAGGGATCTGCCCAGCAGTGAAGCAAATTGACACAGTTGCAGCTGAGTGGCCGGCTCAGACAAATTACTTGTACCTGACATACTGGGGCACCACCCATGACCTCAGCTTTCGAACACCTCATGTCCTGGTCCTTGGCTCTGGCGTCTACCGTATCGGCTCCAGCGTCGAGTTTGACTGGTGTGCTGTGGGCTGCATCCAGCAGCTCCGAAAGGTCTCCAAGCTCGTCTTTCATATGGTTCCCTCTGCTGTACTGATCAGCTTCTGCAGCCACCTTCCACCCATACTCGATCCTGGCACTTTCTGTTCATTGCTGCACCTCACATCTATCATAGGGCTTTAATGGGGTTGGGGGTCCCTTAGGCCGTCCTGTGCACTACGTGTGGTTCCTCTCCAGAACTCCGCGTCTACTTTTCCAGTACCTTCCCTCCCGAGGCAGGCGTCCTGTACAGCGATTTCAGAGACAGCCAAGGCAGTACTCTCTGAAGTAGGGACTTGGGCTTCCTTTCCTCATGCTGTCCACCCACCTGATTGCTGAATATCCTTCCCCTCCTATTGCAGATGGGGTATAAGACCATCATGGTGAACTACAACCCAGAGACAGTCAGCACCGACTATGACATGTGTGACCGACTTTACTTTGATGAAATCTCTTTTGAGGTGAGACAGGTGAAGGTTGCCTGTGAGCCTGGGTGGCCCATCAACTAGGAGTGGCTGGCAAACCTCAGACTCTTTGGAACTTGTGAGGTTTGAGGGGGTTTGGGTGAAGGATGAAGGGCGGTGAGCAAGAAGGCTCAGGCCCCTGACCCTATCTGTTAATCACCACCTGTTTCTCCTCCTTTACTGCAGGTGGTGATGGACATCTATGAGCTGGAGAACCCTGAAGGTGTGATCCTGTCCATGGGCGGGCAGCTGCCCAACAACATGGCCATGGCTTTGCATCGGCAGCAGTGTCGGGTTCTGGGCACCTCCCCAGAAGCCATTGACTCAGCTGAGAACCGTTTTAAGTTCTCCCGGCTCCTGGACACCATTGGTATCAGCCAGCCTCAGTGGAGGGAGCTCAGTGACCTAGAGGTGGGCTGAGGcctgggtgggggctggaggcCAGATGGCATCATGGGTGAGTGCGTGCAACACAGCTAAGCTCCCTATGCCCTTAGTCTGCTCGCCAGTTCTGCCAGACCGTGGGGTACCCCTGTGTCGTGCGCCCCTCCTATGTGCTGAGCGGTGCTGCTATGAACGTGGCCTACACCGATGGGGACTTGGAGCGTTTCTTGAGCAGTGCAGCAGCTGTCTCCAAGGAGCACCCCGTGGTCATCTCCAAGTTCATCCAGGAGGCCAAGGTGGGAGGCTGCAGATGAGTCTCTGAAAGCAGTCTTTCAGCCACGGAGGCGACTCCCCTgtctctgatctgggaaggaTGGGTTGTCCAGGGCTCTTAAAAGCAGGGAAGTTTCCTGCAGGGGCaagtgagagaaggaaatggcccttGCTGTTCACCATCTTGCCCTGTGCACCTTGCCCCACTAGGAGATTGACGTGGATGCTGTGGCTTGTGATGGTGTGGTGGCAGCTATCGCCATCTCTGAACATGTGGAGAACGCAGGTGTGCATTCAGGTGATGCCACACTGGTGACCCCACCACAGGACATCACTGCCAAAACTCTGGAGCGGATCAAAGCCATTGTGCATGCCGTGGGCCAGGAGCTCCAGGTCACAGGACCCTTCAATCTGCAGCTCATTGCCAAGGTAGTGAAACGGGGCTACAGAAAGGGACCCGAGGACTGTGGCGCCTCTTTGTTCTGTGCTGGCCACTGTGCTGGGGAACCCTCAATGGGGGAGGAGAGCTGGAGGGGTGGGGTCACATCTCAGGCCTGCAATGTTTATGACAGTCAACCTGCCCCCTGTCCTGGGTTGATGACCCACAGAACGATGAGTGAGGGGAAGACCCGATTCAGTGGGGTGGTGTCACAAGCCCACTTGCAGAAGGCCTGACCAATCTCTGTCTGCCCAGGACGACCAGCTGAAAGTCATTGAATGCAACGTGCGTGTGTCTCGCTCCTTCCCCTTCGTCTCCAAGACACTAGGTGTGGACCTAGTAGCCTTGGCGACACGGGTCATCATGGGGGAAGAAGTGGAGCCTGTGGGACTCATGACTGGCTCTGGAGTTGTGGGGGTGAAGGTAAGGAAGACTGAAGCCCCAGGTTAGCGGTCAGCAGGGAGGCAGATAGTGGGAGGGAGTTCACCTGCTGCCCAAGCTGTGTGTCCATTGCCGTATAAAGCGAGCACCTCCTGTGGGCAAGGCCTTGCTGGGTGGTCAGGCAATAAGGGCAATAAGATGGCCCTCCACTCTGAGGAGCGTCCACTCTAGTGATGGGAGGCAAGAGAAGTCGGGTCCCAAACAGCttgtttctagaatatcgtgtgATAAACCTGCAGAGTAGAGACCAAAACGAAATGCTTAAGGAGGTGCCACTTCCATAGAGGGTGACCAGGGAAGGTTCAAGAAAAGAGGTGGTATTTGGACTGAGCCTTGGAGTATAGTCAAGATTTGAGATTTGCCGAGCTTGTTGAGGAATATTCCAAGGCCAGCCTCGTGGAGGCCAAGGGAAGCGCAAGCATGTTTGAGAAGTAGCCAATGATTGACGGATTCATGTAGGGCAGCACGGGGAAGGCTCACCCTGTCTGGAGAAGGCCGAGAGAGGGGATCATTGCCACCCCTCCTGGTGCAGGGATGTGGGCTGCTCTCACCTCCTGCTCCCTCAGGTGCCCCAGTTCTCATTCTCCCGCCTGGCGGGGGCTGACGTGGTGCTGGGTGTGGAGATGACCAGTACCGGGGAAGTGGCCGGCTTTGGGGAGAGCCGCTGCGAGGCCTACCTCAAGGCCATGCTCAGCACTGGTTTTAAGATCCCCAAGAAGAATATTTTGCTGACCATTGGCAGCTATAAGGTAAGAACCCACACAGGGGGTGGTAGGGTGGAGGGTAGGGTGGGCCCTGAAGAGGTCAGAAGGGGCAGGTACAGATGGCCATGGTTCCCTGGGCCAGGGCTAACTTGAAGTGGAGGACAGGAGAAACACAACCTCATCCTCCCTTCTTCAGAACAAAAGTGAGTTGCTCCCAACTGTGAGGCTGCTGGAGAGCCTGGGCTACAGCCTCTACGCCAGCCTGGGCACCGCTGACTTCTACACAGAGCATGGCGTCAAGGTATGGggtgcccctccccctcccacccaacCCTGCCGCTGCCCACCCTGAGATGTGAGAGCACATGGGATCTCTCCCTGTTTCCCTGCTTTCCATATCATTGCACAAATCATCTGTTCCACGTAGAACAGTAGAGTATACAGAAAACGagagaaaaaaattccttgtGATCTCTCCACCACTGTTAACATTCTGGCATATTTCCTTCCATAATTTCCTCTCTCTGTGTATTCTGTGAGCTCCATATTGCAGAATCCTTGGTAACCATAGTGTAGAGATTTTCTGGTCAAGAAAAATGCTTTGCCTGCAGCAAAGTGAAATGGCCTGGTCCCCCTCCTGTGggtcctcagtttcttcctcatgGGCTCCTGGGccacctccccctgccttcagacTGGCCCCCTGGCCCCCTACCAGGCTTAGGTTTCTCTGGTCTTATCTCTGGGCCACAGGTGACGGCTGTGGACTGGCATTTTGAAGAGGCAGTGGATGGAGAGTGCCCACCACAGCGAAGCATCTTGGAGCAGCTCGCTGAGAAAAACTTTGAGCTCGTGATTAACCTGTCTATGCGTGGGGCCGGGGGCCGGCGTCTTTCTTCCTTCGTCACCAAGGGCTACCGCACGCGGCGCCTGGCCGCTGACTTCTCCGTACCCCTCATCATTGATATCAAGTGCACCAAACTGTTTGTGGAGGTAACTGAGACCCCGGGCACTGGGACTGGGGCAGCCAGTGTCAGCAAGGGAGGAGGCAGAAGTGAGCATGCTCTGGGGCCGGGGAATCTCTGCATGGAGCGGCCTCGCTAGTCATCAAGCTTTGTGGCTGCAAACAAAGAAGATAGATGTAGAGAGGCAGAAGCCTGGTTTATGGGAAAACCCAAGCCCCACCTGCAGCTCCCTGGCTGCCCTTCAATCTTTGCTGACCCTGAATTTTCACCTGCAGGCGCTGGGACAGATCGGACCAGCCCCTCCTTTGAAGGTGCACGTTGACTGCATGACCTCCCAGAAACTTGTGCGGCTACCTGGTAAGTGCATCTCGGGAGAGAACCTGGCTCCTGGACACCAGTAGGGGCTGCAGTGAAGGATGGCCGTGGGGCCCACTCCACCCTAGCCTGTTCAGAGTGGGAAGGGCCCAGAATCTTCCTCACTCTGAGCTCTTTATTCTCCATCCACGATGCCCATGACTGAGAGCTTCGCCACCTCTCACTGGTGTCAGTCGCTGCTTGTTTTCCTACCTTGGTGCCCTTCGAGTCTCTGACTCTCCCTCCAACCTGCTTCCTGTGTGTTCTCCCAGGACTGATCGACGTCCATGTGCACCTGCGGGAACCAGGGGGGACACACAAGGAGGACTTTGCCTCGGGCACAGCTGCTGCCCTGGCCGGGGGTGTCACCATGGTGTGTGCCATGCCTAATACCCGGCCCCCCATCACCGACGCCCCTGCCCTGGCCCTGGCGCAGAAGGTGAGCCCCAGTCCTGCTTCCTGGTGACCCACATCCCCCACCTCCCCGTACCCTGCTCCCTCTACCCCTCCCCAGGGGCCAGGCCACGTGAGCCAGGCTGGCACAGGTGCCGATGGTCCCTATCTCGAATGTATCCCTTCCAGCTGGCAGAGGCCGGCGCCCGCTGTGACTATGCCTTATTCCTCGGAGCCTCGTCAGAAAATGCAGGGACCCTGGGCACCGTGGCTGGGTCTGCTGCGGGGCTGAAGCTCTACCTCAATGAGACCTTCTCTGAACTGCGGCTGGACAGTGTGGTCCAGTGGATGGAGGTAGGgggtgggcgggggaggggccagtcagccagccagtaCCCCTCGTTTGAGGGCCCTCTCACAGCAGGCTTCAGCAGTGCGAGTCAGGAGCCCCGCGAGGGCTCGGGCACTGCAGGGTCCCGGAACCTTCTTCCTGTCCCCAGCACTTCGAGACAtggccctcccacctccccatcgTGGCCCACGCTGAGCGGCAGAGTGTCGCAGCCATCCTCATGGTGGCCCAGCTGACCCAGCGCTCGGTGCACATCTGTCACGTGGCACGGAAGGAGGAGGTGAGAGCCCCAGAGGCGCCCCAGTGGCTTTCCCAGTGACTCTAGGTGATCAGGATGGTTCTTGGGGGCAGGGGCGGCTCAGCACGCCTGCCCCGTGACTTTCCAGGAGGGGAGGTTGGCTGTGGGGACTGTGCAGGTCAGGGCCTTGAGGGACGCCCCCTTCCTTGAGGTCTCCCTGCTCTCCCCCAGATCCTGCTGATTAAAGCGGCAAAGGCGCAGGGGCTGCCGGTGACCTGTGAGGTGGCACCCCACCATCTGTTCCTGAGCCGTAATGACCTGGAGCGTCTGGGGCCCGGGAAGGGGGAGGTTCGGCCTGAGCTTGGCTCCCGGGAAGACGTAGAAGCCCTATGGGAGAACATGACCGTCATCGACTGCTTTGCCTCCGACCACGGTGAGAGGGCCCGGGACGTACCCCCTGGCCCAGGGGTTCTGGGTCGGGACCTTGGGCTCCATGGTGCCTGGGCTTGGCCTGGGTGGGACTCCAACCAAGTTCCTGGTCTGTCATAGGTGCTTGATAGGTATTTACTGAGAGAACGAATGAGCAAACGAGGAAACAGTAAATGAGAGAGTCTGGGTGGAAGGTGTGGGCCCTGAAGATGGCAGCAGTCCCAGCTTCCCTGTCTTCGGATTCCCAGGAAAAGCTAGAGTCAGGGTTGGTAGCGAGGCCCTTCCTGGTGGTGTGTGTGACTCCCCAGGCATGGAGGCCACTGTTCTGAGGGTGGTGctctctccccagccccccacaCTGTGGAGGAGAAGTGTGGGCCCCGGCCTCCCCCCGGCTTCCCGGGGCTGGAGACCATGCTGCCCCTGCTGCTGACGGCAGTGAGCGAGGGCCGGCTCAGCCTGGACGACGTGCTGCAGCGACTGCACCACAACCCTCGGCGCATCTTCCACCTGCCCCCCCAGGAGGACACCTATGTGGaggtgtggggtggggctgggggtgggcgggGCTCTTCTGACCCCCCTCAGGAGGACATCTATGTGGAGGGGTGGGGCCAGGGGCGGGTGGGCATCTCCAGTCCTGGGAGAGGGTGCACATGGCACCCGTGTCCAGCATGACCCATGACTCTGGCAGGTGGATCTGGAGCACGAATGGACAGTCCCCAGccacatgcccttctccaaggccCACTGGACACCCTTTGAAGGGCAGAAGGTGAAGGGCACTGTCCGCCGTGTGGTCCTGCGTGGGGAGGTGGCCTATATTGACGGGCAGGTACGTGTGTGGCCCAGGCCTGGGCAGTCGTGGCCTACTGGGTGCCGTTCTCTTCCCACCCCAGCAGGTCTGCATGGTCCCATACCCCTCCAGGCACAGGTCCCCGGGGCATCTTTTCTGCTTGCCAGCTTCCACCTCTTGCCTGCCTGGCTCACTTGCCCTCCCTGCCTTCTGTCCACAGGTGCTGGTGCCACCGGGCTACGGACAGGACGTCCGCAAGTGGCCACAGGGTGCTG is a genomic window of Muntiacus reevesi chromosome 3, mMunRee1.1, whole genome shotgun sequence containing:
- the CAD gene encoding multifunctional protein CAD isoform X2 → MAALVLEDGSVLRGQPFGAAVSTAGEVVFQTGMVGYPEALTDPSYKAQILVLTYPLIGNYGIPPDEVDEFGLSKWFESSGIHVAGLVVGECCPTPSHWSASCTLHEWLQQHGIPGLQGVDTRELTKKLREQGSLLGKLVQDGTEPSTLPFLDPNARPLVPEVSTKVPRVFNAGGTPRILALDCGLKYNQVRCLCQRGAEVTVVPWDHVLDSQEYEGLFLSNGPGDPASYPSLVSTLSRVLSEPNPRPIFGICLGHQLLALAIGAKTYKMRYGNRGHNQPCLLVGSGRCFLTSQNHGFAVETDSLPASWLPLFTNANDHSNEGIVHESLPFFSVQFHPEHQAGPSDMELLFDIFLETVKEATAGNPGGQTVRERLAERLCLPGIPTPGSGFTAPRKVLILGSGGLSIGQAGEFDYSGSQAIKALKEENIQTLLINPNIATVQTSQGLADKVYFLPITPHYVTQVIRNERPDGVLLTFGGQTALNCGVELTKAGVLARYGVRVLGTPVETIELTEDRRAFASRMAEIGEHVAPSEAANSLEQAQAAAERLGYPVLVRAAYALGGLGSGFASNKEELSALVAPAFAHTSQVLVDKSLKGWKEIEYEVVRDAYGNCVTVCNMENLDPLGIHTGESIVVAPSQTLNDREYQLLRQTAIKVTQHLGIVGECNVQYALNPESEQYYIIEVNARLSRSSALASKATGYPLAYVAAKLALGIPLPELRNSVTGGTAAFEPSLDYCVVKIPRWDLSKFLRVSTKIGSCMKSVGEVMGIGRSFEEAFQKALRMVDENCVGFDHTVKPVSDMELETPTDKRIFVVAAALWAGYSVDRLYELTRIDRWFLHRMKRIIAHTQLLEQHRGQPLPPDLLHQAKRLGFSDKQIALAVLSTELAVRKLRQELGICPAVKQIDTVAAEWPAQTNYLYLTYWGTTHDLSFRTPHVLVLGSGVYRIGSSVEFDWCAVGCIQQLRKMGYKTIMVNYNPETVSTDYDMCDRLYFDEISFEVVMDIYELENPEGVILSMGGQLPNNMAMALHRQQCRVLGTSPEAIDSAENRFKFSRLLDTIGISQPQWRELSDLESARQFCQTVGYPCVVRPSYVLSGAAMNVAYTDGDLERFLSSAAAVSKEHPVVISKFIQEAKEIDVDAVACDGVVAAIAISEHVENAGVHSGDATLVTPPQDITAKTLERIKAIVHAVGQELQVTGPFNLQLIAKDDQLKVIECNVRVSRSFPFVSKTLGVDLVALATRVIMGEEVEPVGLMTGSGVVGVKVPQFSFSRLAGADVVLGVEMTSTGEVAGFGESRCEAYLKAMLSTGFKIPKKNILLTIGSYKNKSELLPTVRLLESLGYSLYASLGTADFYTEHGVKVTAVDWHFEEAVDGECPPQRSILEQLAEKNFELVINLSMRGAGGRRLSSFVTKGYRTRRLAADFSVPLIIDIKCTKLFVEALGQIGPAPPLKVHVDCMTSQKLVRLPGLIDVHVHLREPGGTHKEDFASGTAAALAGGVTMVCAMPNTRPPITDAPALALAQKLAEAGARCDYALFLGASSENAGTLGTVAGSAAGLKLYLNETFSELRLDSVVQWMEHFETWPSHLPIVAHAERQSVAAILMVAQLTQRSVHICHVARKEEILLIKAAKAQGLPVTCEVAPHHLFLSRNDLERLGPGKGEVRPELGSREDVEALWENMTVIDCFASDHAPHTVEEKCGPRPPPGFPGLETMLPLLLTAVSEGRLSLDDVLQRLHHNPRRIFHLPPQEDTYVEVDLEHEWTVPSHMPFSKAHWTPFEGQKVKGTVRRVVLRGEVAYIDGQVLVPPGYGQDVRKWPQGAVPQLTPSAPAASELTTTPERPRRSGPALPDGRFHLPPRIHRASDPGLPAEEPKEKTSRKAAEPELMGTLDGICYPPPPVPRQASPQNLGTPGLLHPQTSPLLHSLVGQHILSVQQFTKDQMSHLFNVAHTLRMMVQKERSLDILKGKVMASMFYEVSTRTSSSFAAAMARLGGAVLSFSEATSSVQKGESLADSVQTMSCYADVVVLRHPQPGAVELAAKHCRRPVINAGDGVGEHPTQALLDIFTIREELGTVNGMTITMVGDLKHGRTVHSLACLLTQYRVSLRYVAPPSLRMPPDVRAFVASRGTKQEEFESIEEALPDTDVLYMTRIQKERFGSTQEYEACFGQFILTPHIMTRAKKKMVVMHPMPRVNEISVEVDSDPRAAYFRQAENGMYIRMALLATVLGRF